In Kineococcus sp. NBC_00420, a single genomic region encodes these proteins:
- a CDS encoding MFS transporter produces the protein MPIAILALAVGAFGIGTTEFVAMGLLPQMAATFGVSIAGAGWLITAYALGVVVGAPTLTALTHSWPRKRVLTGLMGMFVLGHAATALAPTFHLLIGARFLSGLSHGAFFGASAVVARKLAPPGRQGQALALVFTGLTVANVVGVPLGTYVGQQLGWRLTFALVGIIGLVTIASILALVPEVETRTGSLRSEFAAFRRRQVWWTLAITTVGFASMFTVLSYVSPLLTEVAGFSEGSVSWVLILFGLGATFGNVLGGRLADWRPYRTLAVGFVAQVVVFGAVYLLAESKVAVAVGVFLFAFTGFTMSAPIQTRGITAAGGGASMASAAMQAAFNVGNAMGAFLGGLAIDGGFGYASTALVALVLALLGLAILGEATRVDKNGRAPLDPEVAAIPSQRRRGVRDTVDS, from the coding sequence GTGCCCATCGCCATCCTGGCCCTCGCCGTCGGCGCCTTCGGGATCGGAACGACCGAGTTCGTCGCCATGGGGCTGCTGCCCCAGATGGCCGCGACGTTCGGCGTCTCCATCGCCGGCGCCGGCTGGCTCATCACCGCCTACGCCCTCGGCGTCGTCGTGGGTGCGCCCACGCTGACGGCGCTCACCCACTCCTGGCCCCGCAAGCGCGTCCTGACGGGCCTGATGGGGATGTTCGTCCTCGGTCACGCCGCCACCGCGCTCGCGCCGACCTTCCACCTGCTCATCGGGGCGCGCTTCCTGTCGGGACTCTCGCACGGGGCCTTCTTCGGCGCCAGCGCCGTCGTGGCCCGCAAGCTCGCCCCGCCCGGACGTCAGGGTCAGGCCCTGGCCCTGGTCTTCACCGGGCTGACCGTCGCGAACGTCGTCGGGGTGCCGCTGGGCACCTACGTCGGCCAGCAGCTCGGCTGGCGGTTGACCTTCGCCCTCGTCGGGATCATCGGCCTGGTGACCATCGCCTCGATCCTGGCCCTCGTCCCCGAGGTCGAGACCCGCACCGGATCGCTGCGCTCGGAGTTCGCCGCCTTCCGCCGCCGCCAGGTGTGGTGGACCCTGGCCATCACCACGGTCGGGTTCGCGAGCATGTTCACCGTCCTGAGCTACGTCTCGCCGCTGCTGACCGAGGTCGCCGGGTTCTCCGAGGGTTCGGTCAGCTGGGTGCTGATCCTCTTCGGGCTCGGGGCGACCTTCGGCAACGTCCTCGGTGGCCGGCTCGCCGACTGGCGCCCCTACCGGACCCTGGCTGTCGGCTTCGTCGCGCAGGTCGTGGTGTTCGGTGCGGTCTACCTGCTGGCCGAGAGCAAGGTGGCCGTCGCGGTGGGCGTATTCCTCTTCGCCTTCACCGGGTTCACGATGTCCGCGCCGATCCAGACGCGCGGCATCACCGCCGCCGGCGGGGGCGCCTCGATGGCCTCGGCGGCGATGCAGGCCGCGTTCAACGTGGGCAACGCGATGGGCGCCTTCCTCGGCGGCCTCGCCATCGACGGGGGTTTCGGCTACGCCTCGACCGCCCTGGTGGCCCTCGTCCTGGCGCTGCTCGGCCTGGCGATCCTGGGTGAGGCGACCCGCGTGGACAAGAACGGTCGCGCCCCGCTCGACCCGGAGGTCGCCGCGATCCCCTCGCAGCGTCGCCGCGGGGTCCGTGACACCGTGGATTCGTGA
- a CDS encoding apiosidase-like domain-containing protein, with translation MTTATLPTAPWRPVELTLTARQDHLDPYGGLDVHVVFSHPDGLVLRRPAFWDGGRTWRVRFSSPGPVGEWSWTSSANAPDPGLHGVSGTVVIGADAPRGRFERHGFWRMSEEGRHLVHADGTSALLVGDTAWALPWRATPEQVEVYARDRAAKGFNAVLLMSLQPDSDARGPEDRGADEGFGVAFDDLPQATLRALRPDYFQDLDRLLDVLRAHDLVPVLQPVFQGFGWKGLRAAGGTVSPQEYARYCRYLVARYGAGPVVWLVGADGTGEEPQTLAGGREVQEWDDHRHPTGIHYRPFAHNRAHQDADWLDFQWCQTGHRGDHVPERVADMARNQPEKAVANGEPSYENTGRSGFNAGWWQGHEAWSNLCAGATMGVVYGAGSLWQWQLRPDEAGQATFFSAPGAGWREALDFEGSSYPGILGRVLQGLPFTGARPSWEHSTVPRGLVVPGRFLLVYAHDGGDVRVVRGAEVPRPYRVIDPTTGEVLARGVREEEDGTIPDPGGAPRVVVCCDDFSGSAIA, from the coding sequence GTGACGACGGCGACACTCCCGACCGCACCCTGGCGTCCGGTCGAGCTCACCCTGACCGCCCGGCAGGACCACCTCGACCCCTACGGCGGGCTCGACGTGCACGTCGTGTTCAGCCACCCCGACGGCCTCGTGCTGCGCCGTCCCGCGTTCTGGGACGGTGGGCGCACCTGGCGGGTGCGCTTCTCCTCCCCGGGCCCCGTCGGGGAGTGGAGCTGGACCAGCTCCGCGAACGCGCCGGACCCGGGCCTGCACGGGGTCAGCGGCACCGTCGTGATCGGCGCCGACGCACCCCGCGGACGGTTCGAGCGGCACGGGTTCTGGCGGATGTCGGAGGAGGGACGTCACCTCGTCCACGCCGACGGCACCTCCGCGCTGCTCGTCGGCGACACTGCCTGGGCCCTGCCCTGGCGCGCCACCCCCGAGCAGGTCGAGGTCTACGCCCGCGACCGCGCCGCCAAGGGGTTCAACGCCGTCCTGCTCATGAGCCTGCAACCGGACAGCGACGCCCGGGGACCCGAGGACCGCGGTGCGGACGAGGGGTTCGGCGTCGCCTTCGACGACCTGCCGCAGGCCACGTTGCGGGCACTGCGGCCGGACTACTTCCAGGACCTCGACCGCCTCCTCGACGTCCTGCGCGCCCACGACCTCGTCCCCGTCCTGCAGCCGGTGTTCCAGGGGTTCGGCTGGAAGGGACTGCGGGCGGCCGGCGGGACGGTGTCGCCGCAGGAGTACGCGCGCTACTGCCGCTACCTCGTGGCCCGCTACGGCGCGGGTCCGGTCGTCTGGCTCGTCGGCGCCGACGGGACCGGGGAGGAACCGCAGACCCTGGCCGGGGGTCGGGAGGTCCAGGAGTGGGACGACCACCGCCACCCGACGGGGATCCACTACCGCCCGTTCGCGCACAACCGGGCCCACCAGGACGCGGACTGGCTGGACTTCCAGTGGTGCCAGACCGGTCACCGCGGCGACCACGTCCCCGAACGGGTCGCGGACATGGCCCGCAACCAGCCGGAGAAGGCCGTCGCGAACGGTGAACCGAGCTACGAGAACACCGGCCGTTCCGGGTTCAACGCCGGCTGGTGGCAGGGCCACGAGGCGTGGAGCAACCTCTGCGCCGGCGCCACCATGGGTGTCGTCTACGGGGCGGGCAGCCTGTGGCAGTGGCAGCTGCGTCCCGACGAGGCCGGGCAGGCGACGTTCTTCAGCGCGCCCGGCGCGGGCTGGCGGGAGGCCCTGGACTTCGAGGGATCGAGCTACCCCGGGATCCTCGGCCGGGTCCTGCAGGGGCTGCCGTTCACCGGTGCCCGTCCGAGCTGGGAACACAGCACCGTGCCCCGCGGGCTCGTCGTCCCGGGCCGGTTCCTCCTCGTCTACGCCCACGACGGCGGCGACGTGCGGGTGGTCCGGGGGGCGGAGGTGCCGCGCCCCTACCGGGTCATCGACCCGACCACCGGTGAGGTGCTGGCCCGCGGGGTGCGCGAGGAGGAGGACGGCACGATCCCCGATCCCGGTGGCGCGCCGCGGGTCGTCGTCTGCTGCGACGACTTCAGCGGTTCCGCGATCGCCTGA